From Pongo pygmaeus isolate AG05252 chromosome 1, NHGRI_mPonPyg2-v2.0_pri, whole genome shotgun sequence, one genomic window encodes:
- the IER5 gene encoding immediate early response gene 5 protein — MEFKLEAHRIVSISLGKIYNSRVQRGGIKLHKNLLVSLVLRSARQVYLSDPCPGLYLAGPAGTPAPPPQQQPGEPAAGPPAGWGEPPPPAARASWPETEPQPEHSSVSDAPRVGDEVPVATVTGVGDVLKGGEADATEAAWSRVEGPRQAAAREPEGPAGGWGVFPEGSRAARRPCGCPLGGEDPPATPAATPRAACCCAPRPAEDEPPAPPAVCPRKRGAAGVGGGPAGCPAPGSTPLKKPRRNLEQPPSGGEDDDAEEMETGNVANLISIFGSSFSGLLRKSPGGGREEEEGEESGPEAAEPGQICCDKPVLRDMNPWSTAIVAF, encoded by the coding sequence ATGGAGTTCAAGCTGGAGGCTCACCGCATCGTCAGCATCTCTCTGGGCAAGATCTACAACTCGCGGGTCCAGCGCGGCGGCATCAAGCTGCATAAGAACCTCCTGGTCTCGCTGGTGCTGCGCAGCGCCCGCCAAGTCTACCTGAGCGACCCGTGCCCCGGCCTCTACCTGGCCGGTCCCGCTGGGACCCCGGCGCCGCCACCGCAGCAGCAGCCCGGGGAGCCGGCGGCAGGGCCACCCGCCGGCTGGGGAGAGCCGCCCCCGCCCGCCGCCCGTGCCTCTTGGCCGGAGACCGAGCCGCAGCCGGAGCACTCCTCCGTTTCAGACGCGCCGCGGGTAGGGGACGAGGTGCCGGTGGCCACGGTGACTGGAGTCGGGGACGTTCTTAAGGGCGGAGAGGCGGACGCGACGGAAGCTGCTTGGAGCCGCGTGGAGGGGCCGCGCCAGGCGGCGGCCAGAGAACCCGAGGGTCCCGCCGGAGGCTGGGGCGTCTTCCCCGAGGGATCTCGTGCCGCGCGCCGCCCCTGCGGCTGCCCCCTAGGCGGGGAGGACCCGCCGGCTACACCGGCAGCGACTCCCCGCGCTGCCTGCTGCTGCGCGCCGCGACCAGCCGAGGACGAGCCCCCCGCGCCGCCCGCGGTGTGCCCTAGGAAGCGCGGCGCGGCGGGGGTGGGCGGCGGCCCAGCGGGCTGCCCGGCGCCCGGCTCGACCCCGCTTAAGAAGCCCCGCCGGAACTTAGAGCAGCCGCCGAGTGGAGGAGAGGACGACGACGCGGAGGAGATGGAGACCGGGAACGTGGCTAACCTCATCAGCATCTTCGGTTCCAGTTTCTCGGGACTCCTACGGAAAAGCCCCGGGGGcggcagggaggaagaggagggagaggagagcgGTCCGGAAGCCGCCGAGCCCGGGCAGATCTGCTGCGATAAGCCGGTGCTGAGAGACATGAACCCCTGGAGCACAGCCATCGTGGCCTTCTGA